The proteins below come from a single Roseiflexus sp. RS-1 genomic window:
- a CDS encoding (2Fe-2S)-binding protein, with product MATITVTVNGKSYTSEVEPRTLLVHYLREHLNLTGTHIGCDTSQCGACVVLVDGVSVKSCTMLAVQADGANVLTIEGLAQNGQLHPLQEGFWECHGLQCGYCTPGMIMAAYDLLQRNPEPTDEEVRHGLEGNLCRCTGYHNIVRAVQYAAAKMRSEEVPA from the coding sequence GTGGCAACAATTACGGTTACGGTCAACGGCAAATCGTACACCAGCGAGGTTGAACCGCGCACGCTGCTCGTTCATTACCTGCGCGAGCATCTGAACCTGACCGGTACGCATATCGGGTGTGATACCAGTCAGTGCGGCGCGTGCGTGGTGCTGGTCGACGGCGTCAGCGTCAAGTCGTGTACGATGCTGGCAGTACAGGCGGATGGCGCCAATGTGCTGACCATCGAAGGTCTGGCGCAGAACGGTCAACTCCATCCGCTCCAGGAAGGGTTCTGGGAGTGCCACGGTTTGCAGTGCGGCTACTGCACGCCGGGCATGATCATGGCAGCATACGATCTGTTGCAGCGGAATCCTGAACCAACCGACGAGGAAGTGCGTCACGGATTGGAGGGGAACCTCTGCCGGTGCACCGGGTATCACAACATCGTGCGCGCCGTACAGTACGCCGCCGCAAAGATGCGCAGCGAAGAGGTTCCTGCGTAA